Proteins encoded together in one Chitinivorax tropicus window:
- a CDS encoding NAD-glutamate dehydrogenase: protein MSVTHNINKNRVIDQIQECAAQTLSPEMQSVLAPFIAHYYADVADEDIASRDPLDLYGAACSHWQLGRQRAPGQAILRVYNPDFEADGWQSTHTIVEIVNDDMPFLVDSISLALNTRGLTIHLIVHPVVALTRDADHCYASHCEPEDLGCRHESYMHFEIDRQSDPATLKALESALQQVLAEVSAAVEDWPAMVDAARQARASLADTHPAIAQSDLDEIDAFLAWLIDQHYTFLGYRCYDLLDTPDGLVLKVVKGCGLGILRDNDRAHSQSFDSLTPALRQQAQAPYPLILCKSNTRSTVHRAGYLDYVGVKRFDNEGKVIGEYRFLGLYTSELYNNTPRQVPILRAKIDAVLSETRYLPGSHKAKTLLNVLETYPRDELLELSIEQLRLFSHGIVNLQERQRVRLFVRRDPYGRYYACLLYVPRDNWNTEVRLKIQALLLETFQGRHVEFWATLSESMLARIEFIVRVSPEATISFSNEALEQQVAQLCRRWEDSLGSALIEAVGEEHGTHLLKQFHAAFPAAYREDFQPRHAVQDILKLVSLTPQHNCELALRQVLVGQQPLICLKLFRNTETSLSRTLPMLENMGGQVLEERPYMVRPALGGPYWVTDFSMQLADPELFVIEQNRDNFLTCFSKVFNGEAEDDGLNRLILLAGLDWREVAVLRAYNKYLRQAGLTFSQHYVEQCLASHAHIVWQLIALFKARHDPIHSDSSAAQTLFEDLHLQLDRVANLADDRILRGFLTVILATLRTNYFQRDSQGHPKPYISFKLNSGAIDFLPLPKPLVEIWVYSPRMEGIHLRGGKVARGGLRWSDRMEDVRTEVLGLVKAQMVKNAVIVPVGSKGGFVCKKLHGSLDRDAIQAEGVACYQTFIRGLLDLTDNRVGGKVIPPADLVRLDTDDPYLVVAADKGTATFSDVANTIALEYGFWLGDAFASGGSAGYDHKQMGITARGTWESVKRHFREIGLDIQTNEFTVVGIGDMSGDVFGNGMLLSPHIRLLAAFDHRHIFIDPNPDPAISFAERQRLFKLPRSSWADYTPGLISAGGGVYPRSLKSIKLSAETRAALAITHDALTPNDLIKELLKAPVDLLYNGGIGTYVKGSRQSHAEANDRANDLVRVDGRELRCRVVAEGGNLGLTQPGRIEYALGGGRINTDAIDNSAGVDCSDHEVNIKVLLNAVMAEGELSLKHRNQLLADMTDDVAALVLADNYLQTEVLSLSQAIGPQMLNTHARFITYLERVGRMSRRLEYLPNDEEIAERRLARQGLTRPELAVLLAYAKIDLYDQLLESSVPDETDFNQLLLRYFPNALGERYTDQMLDHTLKREIVATFLTNNLINRMGMTFIFRVNEETGFSPADITRAWYAASQVFNAHRYAKQVESLDGKVAATVQYELLHELRKLIERATRWMLRNCRFAHDCNEIVQQYQSGVSVLIDVLPGILQGEDKGKSDTMERRWLEQGVPAEIASALARAEPLLSSLDILDIAHANMAAPEMVAQIHFDIGANLSLDWMLSAINRLPRDNRWSTLARSALRDDLYRQHRSLTALVLQTAHTGEWQTASATWRTHRKQGVDACRELLTELQAHPTQDLAMLSAALRELRNHLIGT, encoded by the coding sequence ATGTCTGTTACTCACAATATCAATAAGAATCGTGTAATCGATCAGATTCAGGAATGTGCGGCCCAAACGCTGTCGCCGGAAATGCAGTCCGTTCTGGCACCATTCATCGCCCACTACTATGCCGATGTCGCTGACGAGGACATTGCCAGCCGTGACCCCCTGGATTTGTACGGGGCAGCCTGCAGCCATTGGCAATTGGGCCGTCAGCGCGCGCCAGGCCAAGCCATACTGCGCGTCTACAACCCGGATTTCGAAGCAGATGGCTGGCAAAGCACCCACACCATCGTTGAGATCGTCAACGATGACATGCCGTTTCTGGTGGATTCCATCAGCCTGGCGCTCAACACCCGTGGCCTGACCATTCACCTGATCGTACACCCGGTCGTTGCATTGACGCGGGATGCCGATCATTGCTATGCAAGCCATTGCGAGCCGGAAGACCTGGGCTGCCGCCATGAATCCTATATGCACTTCGAAATCGACCGCCAGTCAGACCCCGCCACACTCAAAGCACTGGAAAGTGCCTTGCAGCAGGTGCTGGCCGAGGTCAGTGCTGCGGTGGAAGACTGGCCAGCCATGGTGGATGCCGCCAGGCAGGCCCGCGCCTCGCTGGCTGACACCCACCCGGCTATCGCCCAAAGCGATCTCGATGAGATCGATGCCTTTCTGGCCTGGCTGATCGACCAGCACTACACTTTCCTGGGTTATCGCTGTTACGACCTGCTCGATACCCCAGACGGCTTGGTTCTGAAGGTGGTCAAGGGCTGTGGGCTGGGCATTTTGCGTGACAATGACCGCGCCCACTCACAAAGCTTCGATTCCCTGACGCCAGCCTTGCGCCAACAGGCACAGGCCCCCTATCCACTGATCCTGTGCAAATCCAACACCCGCTCGACCGTCCATCGGGCTGGCTATCTGGATTATGTCGGCGTGAAACGCTTTGACAATGAAGGCAAGGTGATCGGTGAGTACCGTTTTCTGGGGCTCTACACCTCTGAGCTTTACAACAATACGCCTCGTCAGGTGCCCATCCTGCGCGCCAAGATCGATGCAGTATTGAGCGAAACCCGCTACCTGCCGGGCAGCCACAAAGCCAAAACCCTGCTGAACGTGTTGGAAACCTACCCGCGCGATGAGTTGCTGGAGCTGTCGATCGAACAGTTACGCCTCTTCAGCCATGGCATTGTCAATCTACAGGAGCGGCAACGGGTTCGCCTGTTCGTCAGGCGCGACCCTTATGGTCGCTATTACGCCTGCCTGCTGTATGTGCCAAGGGATAACTGGAATACCGAAGTCCGATTGAAAATCCAGGCATTGCTGCTGGAGACCTTCCAGGGGCGCCATGTCGAATTCTGGGCCACCCTGTCTGAATCGATGCTGGCCCGGATTGAATTCATTGTGCGGGTTTCGCCAGAGGCGACGATTTCATTCAGCAATGAAGCGCTGGAGCAACAGGTTGCCCAGCTGTGTCGCCGTTGGGAGGACAGCCTGGGCAGCGCATTGATCGAAGCGGTTGGTGAGGAACACGGCACCCATCTGCTAAAACAGTTTCATGCCGCCTTTCCAGCCGCCTATCGCGAGGACTTCCAGCCACGCCACGCCGTACAGGACATTCTGAAGCTGGTATCGCTGACACCCCAACACAATTGTGAGCTGGCGCTCAGGCAGGTGCTGGTTGGCCAACAGCCGCTGATCTGCCTGAAACTGTTTCGCAATACCGAAACCAGTCTGTCCCGCACTCTGCCGATGCTGGAGAACATGGGTGGCCAAGTGCTGGAAGAACGGCCCTATATGGTACGCCCGGCGCTAGGTGGCCCATACTGGGTCACAGACTTTTCGATGCAACTGGCGGACCCGGAGCTGTTTGTCATCGAACAGAATCGTGACAACTTTCTGACCTGCTTTTCCAAGGTATTCAATGGCGAGGCGGAAGACGATGGTCTCAACCGCCTGATTCTGCTGGCGGGCCTGGATTGGCGGGAAGTCGCCGTGTTGCGCGCTTACAACAAATATCTGCGTCAGGCCGGGCTGACCTTTTCCCAGCATTATGTCGAGCAATGCCTGGCCAGCCATGCGCATATCGTCTGGCAACTGATTGCGTTGTTCAAAGCACGGCATGACCCCATCCATAGCGACTCGTCGGCGGCGCAGACGCTGTTCGAGGATTTGCATCTGCAATTGGATCGTGTCGCCAATCTGGCTGATGATCGTATTTTGCGCGGCTTTCTGACTGTCATTCTGGCCACCTTGCGCACCAACTACTTTCAGCGTGACAGCCAGGGGCACCCCAAGCCCTACATTTCATTCAAGCTCAACTCCGGGGCCATCGATTTCCTACCCCTACCCAAGCCCCTGGTCGAAATCTGGGTCTACTCGCCACGCATGGAAGGCATCCATCTTCGTGGCGGCAAGGTGGCGCGCGGCGGCTTGCGCTGGTCAGATCGCATGGAAGACGTGCGGACCGAGGTCTTGGGGTTGGTCAAGGCGCAAATGGTCAAAAATGCGGTGATCGTCCCGGTCGGCTCCAAAGGTGGATTCGTCTGCAAGAAGCTGCATGGCAGCCTGGATCGCGATGCAATTCAAGCGGAAGGTGTGGCCTGCTATCAGACATTCATCCGTGGCTTGCTGGATCTGACCGACAATCGGGTCGGCGGCAAAGTGATCCCGCCTGCCGATCTGGTACGGCTCGATACCGATGACCCCTATCTGGTGGTTGCAGCAGACAAAGGCACCGCCACTTTCTCCGATGTCGCCAATACCATCGCGCTGGAATATGGCTTCTGGCTGGGCGATGCCTTTGCATCGGGTGGCTCTGCCGGCTACGACCACAAGCAGATGGGCATCACCGCACGCGGTACTTGGGAGTCGGTGAAGCGCCACTTCCGTGAAATCGGCCTGGATATCCAGACCAACGAATTCACCGTGGTCGGCATTGGTGACATGTCCGGCGACGTATTCGGCAACGGCATGCTGTTATCGCCCCATATCCGCCTGCTGGCCGCCTTCGATCATCGCCACATTTTCATCGACCCCAACCCAGACCCAGCCATCAGCTTCGCAGAGCGGCAAAGGCTGTTCAAGCTGCCGCGCTCTTCCTGGGCAGATTACACGCCGGGCCTGATATCAGCCGGAGGGGGCGTCTATCCGCGCAGTTTGAAGTCCATCAAGCTGTCGGCGGAAACCCGTGCCGCGTTGGCCATTACACATGATGCACTGACACCGAACGATTTGATCAAGGAGCTGCTGAAAGCGCCCGTCGATCTGCTATACAACGGTGGTATCGGCACCTATGTCAAGGGCAGCCGCCAGAGCCACGCCGAGGCCAATGACCGGGCCAACGACCTGGTTCGCGTCGATGGCCGGGAGCTGCGGTGCCGTGTTGTGGCCGAGGGTGGCAACCTCGGGTTGACCCAGCCCGGACGGATCGAATACGCACTGGGTGGCGGGCGCATCAATACCGATGCGATCGACAATTCCGCCGGAGTCGATTGCTCGGATCACGAAGTCAACATCAAAGTCCTGCTCAACGCAGTCATGGCCGAGGGCGAGTTGTCGCTCAAGCACCGCAATCAGTTGCTGGCGGACATGACCGATGATGTCGCAGCCCTGGTGCTGGCCGACAACTATCTGCAGACCGAGGTGCTAAGCCTGTCGCAAGCCATTGGCCCGCAGATGCTCAACACCCACGCCCGGTTCATCACCTACTTGGAACGGGTCGGGCGGATGAGTCGGCGGCTTGAGTACCTACCCAATGACGAAGAAATCGCTGAACGGCGACTGGCCCGGCAAGGCTTGACCCGCCCTGAGCTGGCGGTGTTGCTGGCCTATGCCAAGATCGATCTGTACGATCAATTACTGGAATCGTCGGTGCCGGATGAGACCGACTTCAACCAGCTCCTGCTCCGTTATTTCCCAAATGCGCTAGGAGAACGTTACACGGATCAGATGTTGGATCACACGCTCAAACGTGAGATCGTCGCAACCTTCCTGACCAATAATCTGATCAATCGGATGGGCATGACCTTCATTTTCCGGGTCAATGAAGAAACAGGCTTTTCGCCCGCCGACATCACTCGCGCCTGGTATGCCGCCAGCCAGGTCTTCAACGCACACCGCTACGCTAAGCAGGTGGAGTCACTGGATGGCAAGGTGGCAGCCACCGTCCAATATGAGCTGCTGCATGAGCTACGCAAGCTGATTGAGCGGGCCACCCGCTGGATGCTGCGCAATTGTCGCTTTGCACATGACTGCAATGAGATCGTCCAACAATATCAAAGTGGCGTTTCAGTGCTGATCGATGTGCTGCCAGGCATTTTGCAAGGGGAAGACAAAGGCAAGAGCGATACCATGGAGCGACGCTGGCTCGAACAAGGGGTGCCCGCTGAGATTGCCTCGGCATTGGCCCGCGCAGAGCCTCTGCTGTCCTCACTGGACATCCTGGACATCGCCCATGCCAATATGGCCGCGCCCGAGATGGTGGCGCAAATCCATTTCGACATCGGCGCCAACCTGTCGCTGGACTGGATGCTCTCTGCCATCAACCGCTTGCCGCGTGACAATCGCTGGAGCACACTGGCCCGCTCTGCATTGCGTGATGATCTGTATCGCCAG